One Miscanthus floridulus cultivar M001 chromosome 11, ASM1932011v1, whole genome shotgun sequence DNA window includes the following coding sequences:
- the LOC136494608 gene encoding sphingolipid delta(4)-desaturase DES1-like, which yields MGAGMEAEEGVMATDFFWSYTDEPHASRRREILAKYPQIKELFGPDPWAFLKIALVVSLQLWTATFLRDASWLKLLTVAYFFGSFLNHNLFLAIHELSHNLAFTTPSLNRWLGIFANLPIGVPMSITFQKYHLEHHRFQGVDGIDMDIPSQAEAHAVRNAVSKSIWVVLQLFFYALRPVFLKPKPPGLWEFTNLAVQAGLDASLVWLCGWKSLAYLILSTFVGGGMHPMAGHFITEHYVFSPEQETYSYYGPLNLMAWHVGYHNEHHDFPRIPGTRLHRVKETAPEYYDSLKSYRSWSQVIYMYIMDQTVGPFSRIKRKASKKDS from the exons aTGGGCGCGGGGATGGAGGCGGAGGAAGGGGTGATGGCAACGGACTTCTTCTGGTCGTACACGGACGAGCCGCACGCGTCGCGCCGCCGGGAGATCCTGGCCAAGTACCCGCAGATCAAGGAACTCTTCGGCCCGGATCCGTGGGCCTTCCTCAAG ATTGCTTTGGTTGTGTCGCTTCAGCTATGGACTGCTACATTCCTCCGCGATGCCAGCTGGTTGAAGCTACTGACGGTGGCCTACTTCTTCGGCTCCTTCCTAAACCACAACCTGTTCCTTGCTATCCATGAGCTGAGCCACAACCTTGCCTTCACAACCCCATCCCTCAATCGCTGGCTGGGCATCTTCGCAAACCTCCCCATCGGCGTCCCCATGTCCATAACGTTCCAAAAGTACCACCTGGAGCACCACCGGTTCCAGGGTGTGGACGGCATCGACATGGACATCCCGAGCCAAGCGGAGGCGCATGCCGTGAGGAACGCCGTCAGCAAGTCCATATGGGTCGTGCTCCAGCTCTTCTTCTACGCGCTGCGGCCGGTCTTCCTGAAGCCGAAGCCCCCGGGCCTGTGGGAGTTCACCAACCTGGCCGTCCAGGCCGGTCTTGACGCCAGCCTCGTCTGGCTGTGCGGCTGGAAGTCGCTCGCGTACCTGATCCTCTCCACGTTCGTCGGCGGCGGCATGCACCCCATGGCGGGCCACTTCATCACGGAGCACTACGTGTTCAGCCCGGAGCAGGAGACGTACTCGTACTACGGGCCCCTGAACCTGATGGCGTGGCACGTCGGGTACCACAACGAGCACCACGACTTCCCCAGGATCCCCGGCACCAGGCTGCACAGGGTGAAGGAGACCGCGCCGGAGTACTACGACAGCCTCAAGTCGTACAGGTCCTGGAGCCAGGTCATATACATGTACATCATGGACCAGACGGTCGGCCCTTTCAGCCGGATCAAGAGGAAGGCGTCCAAGAAAGACTCGTAG
- the LOC136491025 gene encoding vicilin-like seed storage protein At2g18540 yields MAASGSPRDGRGAEEDEAARSGSKSLDAECNDRSNGSGDRDHRGKLKRREEEESESSGEDSGERRKRRRKEKERRRRRRSRSESSGSSSESESESSYSGSSVESESESVLDSEEERRRRRRKRRKEREEERRRRKKEERRKRKEKEKEKERRKEKKKRKEEKKNLGKKGAVTNSWGKYGIIREVDMWSKRPEFTAWLSEVKQVNLEALSNWEEKQMFKEFMEDHNTATFPSKKYYNLDAYHLKAMEKEKKKGLKMSVTERTVFNDEEQRRLELLKERERRKEEEVEALKRSMQAGLAQDMKEQARLREEMNYQYRLGNFQAAAAIQKRLDPDAPLQ; encoded by the exons ATGGCTGCCTCTGGGTCGCCCCGTGATGGTCGAGGCGCCGAGGAGGACGAGGCGGCGCGCAGCGGCAGCAAGTCGCTAGACGCCGAATGTAACGACCGCTCAAATGGGAGCGGGGACCGGGACCACCGCGGCAAGTTGAAgcggcgggaggaggaggagagcgagAGCTCCGGAGAGGACTCCGGCGAGCGACGGAAACGGCGTAGAAAAGAGAAagagcgccggcgccggcgccgcagcCGCAGCGAGAGCTCGGGctcgtcgtcagagtcggagtcCGAGTCGTCGTACTCGGGATCCAGCGTGGAGTCTGAGAGCGAGTCGGTGTTGGATTCGGAGgaggagaggcggcggcggcggcgcaagaggaggaaggagagggaggaggagaggagacggaggaagaaggaggagaggaggaagaggaaggagaaggaaaaggagaaggagaggaggaaggagaagaagaagaggaaggaggagaagaagaatttgGGGAAGAAGGGCGCAGTGACCAACTCGTGGGGGAAATATGGCATCATCCGTGAGGTCGATATGTG GAGCAAGCGACCAGAGTTCACTGCATGGCTATCAGAAGTCAAGCAG GTTAATTTGGAGGCATTGTCAAATTGGGAAGAGAAGCAAATGTTCAAGGA ATTCATGGAGGATCACAATACAGCCACTTTCCCGTCAAAAAA ATATTATAATTTAGATGCTTATCATCTCAAAGCAatggagaaagagaaaaagaagggTTTAAAGATGTCTGTGACAGAACGTACAGTATTTAATGATGAGGAACAGCGAAG ATTAGAATTGTTGAAGGAGCGTGAACGACGAAAGGAGGAAGAAGTGGAAGCTTTAAAACGCTCTATGCAAGCTGGACTG GCTCAAGACATGAAGGAGCAGGCTCGTCTACGCGAAGAAATGAACTACCAATACAGGTTGGGCAATTTTCAG GCTGCAGCTGCAATCCAGAAAAGATTGGATCCTGATGCTCCTTTGCAGTAA